In Brevundimonas subvibrioides, a genomic segment contains:
- a CDS encoding HlyD family type I secretion periplasmic adaptor subunit has protein sequence MSDSPSGDMRIGAAVIGLFFVLFLGWAAIAPLDAGAYASGQVAISGNRQAVQHQQGGVVSALHVAEGDRVHRGQILVELATGELQATERGVTGQVVSLLAQRARLIAERDGLASIAMPTEFAAYVGPDLVLARDAMRLQRLQFMARRNGRSTETGVLTQRIGQLNQQVEGLQRQIESNLAQRQLIERELDGVRSLAARGFAPQTRVMALERSAVALDGELGSLRAQIAGTNETIGQTRLQMLGVSTTMEEDVADQLRQTEVSLNELRPRMVELRAQIARSRVRAPATGEVVGLTTFTVGGVIAPGQTLMDIVPEDASQVIIASINPPDIDNLRLGLSTEVKFPGLRERSTPLLHGTVTRLSPDSFTDEKSGRTFYRAEVVIPPDELRKLGASAQNIRPGMPVEVVVLLRKRTALQYLIEPLTSGLWRSGSEQ, from the coding sequence GTGTCCGATTCGCCGTCGGGCGACATGCGGATCGGCGCTGCTGTGATCGGACTGTTCTTCGTGCTGTTTCTGGGCTGGGCCGCCATCGCACCCCTTGATGCCGGTGCCTATGCCTCGGGTCAGGTCGCCATTTCGGGCAACCGGCAGGCCGTGCAGCACCAGCAGGGTGGCGTCGTCAGCGCTCTGCACGTTGCCGAAGGCGACCGCGTCCACCGTGGACAAATCCTCGTAGAGCTTGCGACGGGCGAACTGCAGGCGACCGAGCGCGGCGTGACGGGCCAGGTCGTTTCGCTGCTGGCGCAGCGCGCGCGCCTGATCGCTGAGCGGGATGGACTGGCGTCGATCGCCATGCCGACCGAGTTTGCAGCCTATGTCGGTCCCGATCTGGTGCTGGCCCGGGATGCGATGCGTCTGCAGCGGCTCCAGTTCATGGCGCGGAGAAACGGCAGATCGACAGAGACCGGTGTGCTGACACAGCGGATCGGACAGTTGAACCAGCAGGTCGAGGGATTGCAGCGGCAGATCGAATCCAACCTGGCGCAGCGGCAGTTGATCGAAAGGGAACTGGACGGCGTGCGCAGTCTGGCGGCCCGCGGGTTCGCGCCCCAGACCCGGGTCATGGCACTGGAACGGTCGGCCGTCGCGCTGGACGGGGAACTGGGCTCCCTTCGTGCCCAGATCGCAGGAACCAACGAAACCATCGGGCAAACGCGTCTGCAAATGCTGGGTGTCTCCACGACCATGGAGGAGGACGTTGCCGATCAGCTGAGACAGACGGAAGTCTCGCTCAACGAGTTGCGGCCGCGAATGGTCGAACTGAGAGCCCAGATCGCGCGATCGCGCGTTCGGGCACCTGCAACGGGCGAAGTGGTGGGGCTGACCACCTTCACTGTCGGCGGGGTGATAGCGCCGGGCCAGACCCTGATGGACATCGTGCCCGAGGATGCCTCTCAGGTGATCATCGCGTCGATCAACCCGCCGGACATCGACAATCTGCGGCTGGGACTGTCCACAGAGGTCAAGTTTCCAGGGCTGCGCGAACGGTCCACGCCGCTGCTGCATGGCACGGTCACGCGGCTGTCTCCGGACAGTTTCACCGACGAGAAATCAGGCCGGACCTTTTATCGGGCGGAGGTCGTTATCCCGCCGGACGAACTCCGGAAACTCGGCGCGTCCGCTCAGAACATCCGTCCGGGCATGCCCGTGGAGGTCGTTGTCCTTCTGCGAAAGCGAACGGCGCTGCAATATCTGATCGAGCCCCTGACGAGCGGCCTGTGGCGCAGCGGGTCAGAGCAGTAG